A stretch of Cupriavidus necator DNA encodes these proteins:
- a CDS encoding DNA polymerase III subunit chi yields MTRIDFHSNVPDVLGYVCRLVRKAYGAGQKVVIHGAPAQLADLDARLWTFSALDFLPHCGLESPNAAVTPILLAATTEGVPHHQLLINLADQAPAQFASFERLIEVVGAGDAAREAGRQRYRFYRERGYPLTHHDIGQPKGDAA; encoded by the coding sequence ATGACGCGCATCGATTTCCACAGCAACGTGCCGGACGTGCTCGGCTATGTCTGCCGGCTGGTCCGCAAGGCCTACGGCGCCGGGCAGAAGGTGGTGATCCACGGGGCGCCGGCGCAGCTGGCGGACCTGGATGCGCGCCTGTGGACCTTCTCCGCGCTGGATTTCCTGCCCCATTGCGGGCTGGAAAGCCCCAATGCGGCGGTCACGCCGATCCTGCTGGCCGCCACCACCGAAGGCGTGCCGCACCACCAGCTGCTGATCAACCTGGCAGACCAGGCCCCGGCGCAGTTTGCCAGCTTCGAACGGCTGATCGAGGTAGTGGGCGCGGGCGATGCCGCGCGCGAAGCCGGCCGCCAGCGCTACCGTTTCTACCGCGAACGCGGCTATCCGCTGACGCACCACGACATCGGCCAGCCCAAGGGAGACGCCGCATGA
- the ilvD gene encoding dihydroxy-acid dehydratase, which translates to MAFNKRSQNITQGVARSPNRSMYYALGYKKEDFDKPMVGIANGHSTITPCNAGLQRLADAAIDAIKASDANPQVFGTPTISDGMSMGTEGMKYSLISREVIADCIETAAQGQWMDGVVVIGGCDKNMPGGMIALARTNVPGIYVYGGTIKPGNWKGKDLTIVSSFEAVGEFTAGRMSQEDFEGVEKNACPSTGSCGGMYTANTMSSSFEALGMSLLYSSTMANPDQEKVDSAAESARVLVEAIKQDIKPRDIITRKSIENAVALIMATGGSTNAVLHYLAIAHAAEVEWTIDDFERIRRKVPVICNLKPSGQYVATDLHKAGGIPQVMKILLKAGMLHGDCLTITGRTLAEELENVPDTPRADQDVILPIEKALYAEGHLAILKGNLAEEGAVAKITGLKNPVITGPARVFEDEQSAMEAILADKINAGDILVLRYLGPKGGPGMPEMLAPTSAIIGKGLGESVGFITDGRFSGGTWGMVVGHVAPEAYVGGTIALVQEGDSITIDAHKLLLQLNVADEELARRRANWKQPAPRYTRGVLAKFSKLASTASKGAVTD; encoded by the coding sequence ATGGCATTCAACAAACGCTCGCAGAACATCACGCAAGGCGTGGCGCGTTCGCCCAACCGTTCGATGTACTACGCCCTCGGCTACAAGAAGGAAGACTTCGACAAGCCGATGGTGGGCATCGCCAACGGCCACTCGACCATCACCCCTTGCAACGCTGGCCTGCAGCGCCTGGCCGATGCGGCCATCGACGCGATCAAGGCCTCGGACGCCAACCCGCAGGTGTTCGGCACCCCGACCATCTCGGACGGCATGTCGATGGGCACCGAGGGCATGAAGTACTCGCTGATCTCGCGTGAAGTCATCGCCGACTGCATCGAGACTGCCGCGCAGGGCCAGTGGATGGACGGCGTGGTCGTGATCGGCGGCTGCGACAAGAACATGCCGGGCGGCATGATCGCGCTGGCGCGCACCAACGTGCCGGGCATCTACGTCTACGGCGGCACCATCAAGCCGGGCAACTGGAAGGGCAAGGACCTGACCATCGTGTCGTCGTTCGAGGCCGTGGGCGAATTCACCGCCGGGCGCATGAGCCAGGAAGACTTCGAGGGCGTGGAAAAGAACGCCTGCCCGTCGACCGGCTCGTGCGGCGGCATGTACACCGCCAACACCATGAGCTCGTCGTTCGAGGCGCTGGGCATGTCGCTGCTGTACTCGTCGACCATGGCCAACCCCGACCAGGAAAAGGTCGACAGCGCCGCCGAATCGGCGCGCGTGCTGGTCGAGGCGATCAAGCAGGACATCAAGCCGCGCGACATTATCACGCGCAAGTCGATCGAGAACGCCGTGGCGCTGATCATGGCCACGGGCGGCTCGACCAACGCCGTGCTGCACTACCTGGCCATCGCCCACGCCGCCGAGGTGGAATGGACCATCGACGACTTCGAGCGCATCCGCCGCAAGGTGCCGGTGATCTGCAACCTGAAGCCCTCGGGCCAGTACGTGGCGACCGACCTGCACAAGGCAGGCGGCATCCCGCAGGTCATGAAGATCCTGCTCAAGGCCGGCATGCTGCATGGCGACTGCCTGACCATCACCGGCCGCACGCTGGCTGAAGAGCTGGAAAACGTTCCCGACACCCCGCGTGCCGACCAGGACGTGATCCTGCCGATCGAAAAGGCGCTCTACGCCGAAGGCCATCTGGCCATCCTGAAGGGCAACCTGGCCGAAGAAGGCGCGGTCGCCAAGATCACCGGCCTGAAGAACCCGGTCATCACCGGCCCGGCGCGCGTGTTCGAGGACGAGCAGAGCGCGATGGAAGCCATCCTGGCCGACAAGATCAACGCCGGCGACATCCTGGTGCTGCGCTACCTCGGCCCCAAGGGCGGCCCCGGCATGCCGGAAATGCTGGCCCCGACCTCGGCCATCATCGGCAAGGGGCTGGGCGAATCGGTCGGCTTTATTACCGACGGCCGCTTCTCTGGTGGTACCTGGGGCATGGTGGTTGGCCACGTGGCGCCGGAAGCGTATGTGGGCGGCACGATCGCACTGGTGCAGGAAGGCGATTCGATCACCATCGATGCGCACAAGCTGTTGCTGCAGCTGAACGTGGCGGATGAAGAACTGGCCAGGCGCCGGGCCAACTGGAAGCAGCCGGCGCCGCGTTATACCCGTGGAGTGCTGGCGAAGTTCTCGAAGCTGGCGTCGACGGCGAGCAAGGGGGCAGTGACGGACTGA
- a CDS encoding LysR family transcriptional regulator, whose translation MDLRQLRYFVTVAEELHFGRAAGRLSMTQPPLSQQIQALEEEIGVQLFVRTRRSVALTPAGQQWLPEVRRVLADAAALPGLAQRLARGEVGSLSLAFVSTADYGILPDLLRRFRARHPEVQLQLREATSDVQLEALMEGAIDAGLVIRPQLPAMPHGLAYLPLVSEPLVLAVPDGWRPAGAVLAGDAAVSLREAAHEPLIIFPRRSAPAFYDIITGYYAREGLVPVIAQEAIQMQTIVSLVSAGMGVALVPASLCNLRRTGVSYLALREAGPQIETGLVWRDGASAGVAPVLRSFIDIATALAQEAGAAGPAPR comes from the coding sequence TTGGACCTGCGGCAGTTGCGTTACTTTGTCACTGTGGCGGAAGAGTTGCATTTCGGCCGCGCGGCAGGGCGCCTGTCGATGACGCAGCCGCCCTTGTCGCAGCAGATCCAGGCGCTGGAAGAGGAAATCGGCGTGCAGCTGTTCGTGCGCACGCGGCGATCGGTGGCGCTGACGCCGGCCGGCCAGCAGTGGCTGCCCGAGGTGCGGCGCGTGCTGGCCGATGCCGCGGCGCTGCCCGGGCTGGCGCAGCGGCTGGCGCGCGGCGAGGTGGGGTCGCTGTCGCTGGCCTTTGTCAGCACCGCCGACTACGGCATCCTGCCCGACCTGCTGCGGCGCTTCCGCGCGCGCCACCCGGAGGTGCAGCTGCAACTGCGCGAGGCCACCAGCGACGTGCAGCTCGAGGCGTTGATGGAGGGGGCGATCGACGCCGGCCTGGTGATCCGGCCGCAGCTGCCGGCCATGCCGCACGGGCTGGCCTACCTGCCGCTGGTGAGCGAGCCGCTGGTGCTGGCCGTGCCCGACGGCTGGCGGCCGGCGGGCGCGGTGCTGGCGGGCGACGCCGCGGTGTCGCTGCGCGAGGCCGCCCATGAACCGCTGATCATCTTCCCGCGCCGAAGCGCGCCGGCGTTTTATGACATCATTACGGGCTACTATGCGCGCGAGGGCCTGGTGCCCGTGATCGCGCAGGAAGCCATCCAGATGCAGACCATCGTCAGCCTGGTATCGGCGGGCATGGGCGTGGCGCTGGTGCCGGCCTCGCTGTGCAACCTTCGCCGCACCGGGGTGTCCTACCTGGCGCTGCGCGAGGCCGGCCCGCAGATCGAGACCGGGCTGGTCTGGCGCGACGGCGCGTCCGCCGGTGTGGCGCCGGTGCTGCGCTCGTTCATCGATATTGCGACCGCGCTCGCGCAAGAAGCAGGCGCAGCCGGGCCCGCCCCTCGCTGA
- the lgt gene encoding prolipoprotein diacylglyceryl transferase, with translation MLIHPQFDPVAIHLGPLAIRWYGLMYLAGFIMFLGFGRLRIRQPHIAAKGWTTRDLDDMLFFGVLGVILGGRLGYVLFYKPSYYLAHPLEILKVWEGGMAFHGGFLGVVVAMWLFGKLRRRHWMEVTDFIAPMIPCGLAAGRIGNFINGELWGRATDLPWGMIFPQAGDNIPRHPSQLYQFAGEGVALFIVLWLFARKPRPMGAVSGVFLIGYGAFRFAAEFAREPDNFLGLLALKLSMGQWLSLPMILAGIAMVVWAYRRQPGAGASQPVA, from the coding sequence ATGCTGATTCATCCCCAGTTCGACCCGGTTGCCATCCACCTGGGCCCGCTTGCCATCCGCTGGTACGGGCTGATGTACCTGGCCGGGTTCATCATGTTCCTGGGCTTCGGGCGCCTGCGCATCCGCCAGCCGCATATCGCGGCCAAGGGCTGGACCACGCGCGACCTGGACGACATGCTGTTCTTCGGCGTGCTGGGCGTGATCCTGGGAGGGCGGCTGGGCTATGTGCTGTTCTACAAGCCGTCGTACTACCTGGCCCATCCGCTCGAGATCCTCAAGGTGTGGGAAGGCGGCATGGCCTTCCATGGCGGCTTCCTGGGCGTGGTCGTGGCGATGTGGCTGTTCGGCAAACTGCGCCGGCGCCACTGGATGGAGGTGACCGACTTCATCGCGCCGATGATCCCCTGCGGGCTGGCCGCCGGCCGCATCGGCAACTTCATCAACGGCGAGCTGTGGGGCCGCGCCACCGACCTGCCGTGGGGCATGATCTTCCCGCAGGCGGGCGACAACATCCCGCGCCATCCGTCGCAGCTGTACCAGTTTGCCGGCGAGGGCGTGGCGCTGTTCATCGTCCTGTGGCTGTTCGCGCGCAAGCCGCGGCCGATGGGCGCGGTGTCGGGGGTATTCCTGATCGGCTATGGCGCCTTCCGCTTTGCCGCGGAATTCGCGCGCGAGCCCGACAACTTCCTGGGCCTGCTGGCGCTAAAGCTGTCGATGGGCCAGTGGCTGAGCCTGCCGATGATCCTGGCCGGCATCGCCATGGTGGTCTGGGCCTACCGGCGCCAGCCCGGCGCCGGCGCATCACAGCCGGTGGCCTGA
- a CDS encoding M48 family metallopeptidase, translating into MIPVTFFDGRSSRAHPATLAVEAQQAVLRDDSGAELRRAPLSDVRVSERVRRAPRLVTFADGAFCEITDHAAFDHLLAATGHRDSLVARAQNSWRLAGLAVAGLVAVLVLGYYVLLPWGAGIMARTVPPEVEAHLGKLTLASLDNGMVKPTQLPPAEQQRIRSAFAALKRPRDAGHDYQILFRQGGEIGANALALPGGTIVVTDELVSLAGTGAGMMGVLAHEAGHVANRHGMQQVIQGSALAALSAYLFGDISTVLAGVPAAILTLRYSRDHEREADAFAIEVMQRNGLPPAALAEVLVRLDNRRGAASDAEPERGQDFMSTHPQTQARIDALRRAGK; encoded by the coding sequence ATGATCCCAGTCACCTTCTTCGATGGCCGCTCGTCGCGCGCGCATCCGGCCACGCTGGCCGTTGAGGCGCAGCAGGCCGTGCTGCGCGACGACTCCGGCGCCGAGCTGCGGCGCGCGCCGCTGTCGGACGTGCGCGTGTCCGAGCGCGTGCGCCGCGCGCCGCGGCTGGTCACCTTTGCCGACGGCGCCTTCTGCGAGATCACCGACCACGCCGCCTTCGACCACCTGCTGGCCGCCACCGGCCATCGCGACAGCCTGGTGGCGCGCGCGCAGAACAGCTGGCGCCTGGCCGGCCTGGCCGTGGCGGGGCTGGTGGCGGTGCTGGTGCTGGGCTATTACGTGCTGCTGCCATGGGGCGCCGGCATCATGGCGCGCACGGTGCCGCCCGAGGTGGAGGCCCATCTCGGCAAGCTGACGCTGGCGAGCCTGGACAACGGCATGGTCAAGCCGACGCAGCTGCCGCCCGCCGAGCAGCAACGCATCCGCTCGGCCTTCGCGGCGCTGAAGCGCCCGCGCGATGCCGGCCACGACTACCAGATCCTGTTCCGCCAGGGCGGCGAGATCGGCGCCAATGCGCTGGCGCTGCCGGGCGGCACCATCGTGGTCACCGACGAACTGGTGAGCCTGGCCGGCACCGGTGCCGGCATGATGGGCGTGCTGGCCCATGAAGCCGGCCATGTCGCCAACCGGCACGGCATGCAGCAGGTGATTCAGGGGTCGGCGCTGGCGGCGCTGTCGGCCTACCTGTTCGGGGATATCTCGACGGTGCTGGCCGGGGTGCCGGCCGCGATCCTGACGCTGCGCTATTCACGCGACCACGAGCGCGAGGCCGACGCCTTTGCGATCGAGGTCATGCAGCGCAACGGCCTGCCGCCCGCGGCGCTGGCCGAGGTGCTGGTCAGGCTGGACAATCGGCGCGGGGCGGCGTCGGACGCCGAGCCGGAACGCGGCCAGGACTTCATGTCGACCCACCCGCAAACGCAGGCGCGCATCGACGCCTTGCGCCGCGCCGGCAAATAG
- a CDS encoding YjgN family protein: MQAGSDFTLAGTPADETPAPAEPRYAVPRALGLSFTGSGSEYFRIWIVNALLTIVTFGIYSAWAKVRTLQYFYRNTRLDGASFDYHGKPSAILKGRAIVFALVLAFQFASTVSPFLALAMLVALLAVFPLLLVRSLRFRMANSSYRGLRFAFTGGDADAYKVFVLWPLAAVATLGLLGPLAHQRFKRYQHNHTRFGTAPFAFHAGAGDFYGVYLRAFGVMVALVAAAALAGFMLGATASGQAGMMLSFGIGVTGFYLALLAVSPYVMARLQNVVWSHTTLAPHAFRSEVGAGRMVFIFVTNLIAIALTLGLYLPFARVRSARYRLECVTMLAAGPLDTFVAGEAQQVGALGDAAVDWYDIDIAL; the protein is encoded by the coding sequence ATGCAAGCTGGCAGCGATTTCACCCTGGCCGGCACCCCGGCAGACGAGACACCGGCGCCTGCCGAGCCGCGCTACGCCGTGCCGCGGGCGCTGGGCCTGTCCTTTACCGGATCAGGTTCGGAATACTTCCGTATCTGGATCGTCAATGCACTGCTGACCATCGTCACCTTCGGCATCTATTCGGCCTGGGCCAAGGTGCGCACGTTGCAGTATTTCTATCGCAACACGCGGCTCGACGGTGCGAGTTTTGACTACCACGGCAAGCCGTCCGCGATCCTGAAGGGCCGCGCCATCGTGTTCGCGCTGGTGCTCGCCTTCCAGTTCGCCTCCACGGTCTCGCCCTTCCTTGCGCTGGCGATGCTGGTGGCGCTGCTGGCGGTGTTCCCCCTGCTGCTGGTGCGCTCGTTGCGTTTCCGCATGGCCAACTCCAGCTACCGCGGCCTGCGCTTCGCCTTTACCGGCGGCGATGCCGATGCCTACAAGGTGTTCGTGCTGTGGCCGCTGGCCGCAGTGGCCACGCTGGGCCTGCTGGGGCCGCTGGCGCACCAGCGCTTCAAGCGCTACCAGCACAACCACACCCGCTTCGGCACCGCGCCGTTTGCCTTCCATGCCGGCGCGGGCGATTTCTACGGCGTCTACCTGCGTGCCTTCGGCGTGATGGTCGCGCTGGTGGCGGCCGCGGCACTGGCCGGCTTCATGCTGGGCGCGACCGCGTCGGGCCAGGCGGGCATGATGTTGTCGTTCGGCATCGGCGTGACCGGTTTCTACCTGGCGCTGCTGGCCGTCAGCCCTTACGTGATGGCACGCTTGCAGAATGTCGTGTGGAGCCACACCACGCTGGCGCCGCATGCGTTCCGCAGCGAGGTGGGGGCCGGCCGCATGGTCTTTATCTTCGTCACCAACCTGATCGCGATCGCGCTGACGCTGGGCCTGTACCTGCCGTTCGCGCGGGTGCGTTCGGCGCGCTACCGGCTCGAATGCGTGACCATGCTGGCGGCGGGCCCGCTCGACACCTTCGTGGCCGGCGAGGCGCAGCAAGTGGGTGCGCTGGGCGATGCGGCGGTAGACTGGTACGACATCGACATCGCGCTCTGA
- a CDS encoding GntR family transcriptional regulator, with the protein MRIVQQALYLEVADRLRAMIDAHTLVPGAWIDESAMAETLGISRTPLREALKVLAAEGLVRLEPRRGCFVNELSEQDLDEIFPLMALLEGRCAYEAARNATRADLDALDGLHADLARYAQAGDIDAYYETNFQIHESIQRLAGNRWLSGLISDLRKVLRLSRHKSLKLPGRIQESCAEHLSVFAALKARDPEGAEAMMKTHLLRQRAALKTLDAGATAGAAEAQAVRAPPVLRVAGAEE; encoded by the coding sequence ATGCGCATCGTCCAGCAGGCGTTGTACCTGGAAGTGGCAGACCGGCTGCGCGCCATGATCGACGCGCATACGCTCGTGCCCGGCGCATGGATCGACGAGAGCGCGATGGCCGAAACGCTTGGCATCTCGCGCACGCCGCTGCGCGAAGCGCTCAAGGTGCTGGCCGCCGAAGGCCTGGTGCGGCTGGAGCCGCGGCGCGGCTGCTTCGTCAATGAGCTGTCCGAGCAGGACCTGGACGAGATCTTCCCGCTGATGGCACTGCTGGAAGGGCGCTGTGCCTACGAGGCGGCGCGCAACGCCACGCGCGCCGACCTGGACGCACTGGACGGCCTGCATGCCGACCTGGCGCGCTATGCGCAGGCGGGCGACATCGACGCCTACTACGAAACCAACTTCCAGATCCACGAATCGATCCAGCGGCTGGCCGGCAACCGCTGGCTGTCGGGCCTGATCAGCGACCTGCGCAAGGTGCTGCGGCTGTCGCGCCACAAGAGCCTGAAGCTGCCGGGCCGGATCCAGGAATCCTGCGCCGAGCACCTGTCCGTGTTTGCCGCGCTCAAGGCCCGCGACCCGGAAGGCGCCGAGGCGATGATGAAGACCCACCTGCTGCGCCAGCGCGCGGCGCTCAAGACGCTGGATGCCGGCGCCACCGCCGGCGCAGCCGAGGCCCAGGCCGTGCGCGCGCCGCCGGTGCTGCGCGTAGCCGGCGCCGAAGAGTAG
- a CDS encoding malonyl-CoA decarboxylase domain-containing protein yields the protein MNSFDTGDQKISAPLGESEPAGSKFLSRLGRWWGRKGEGDTKAPATPVDGEAPLAARAVRRQREQLRLCFDARLTDGAANAAAQAWQAEYEAAGEATRRGMLAVLAEVASSGGKGSEEAGADGDKGARAARAQAASSGLAQALSNARIRFFKRLAALHGQRGNSACGLHFLIQLRADMLRWQRRMPGLRPLDDDLEALFSNWFDVGLLELQPITWDSPASLLEKLIRYEAVHEIASWTDLRNRLDSDRRCFAFFHPRIPREPLIFVEVAFAPEMAANVHTLLDEAAPLEDLRRVKWAIFYSISNTQAGLRGVSFGNFLLKRVIEEVQREFPKVNQFATLSPIPGFADWLRKQDGDAVARVLGDKRLARWSERHGKAPADGAGWLEALVPDAADTVIRDTAMTLAAHFLVRERNQSMPADPVARFHLGNGACVERLNWGADLSRKGRSQSCGMMVNYLYVPEALDDNLARLGAGNPRISRSVGKLL from the coding sequence ATGAATTCCTTCGACACGGGTGACCAGAAGATCAGTGCGCCGCTGGGCGAAAGCGAGCCGGCAGGTTCCAAGTTCCTGTCGCGGCTGGGCCGCTGGTGGGGACGCAAGGGCGAGGGCGACACCAAGGCCCCGGCAACGCCGGTCGATGGCGAGGCGCCGCTGGCGGCGCGCGCGGTGCGCCGCCAGCGCGAGCAGCTGCGGCTTTGCTTCGACGCGCGCCTGACCGATGGCGCCGCCAATGCCGCCGCGCAGGCATGGCAGGCCGAGTATGAGGCTGCTGGCGAGGCCACCCGGCGCGGCATGCTGGCGGTGCTGGCCGAAGTCGCCAGCAGCGGCGGCAAGGGCAGCGAAGAGGCCGGGGCCGACGGCGACAAGGGCGCGCGCGCCGCCCGCGCGCAGGCCGCGTCTTCGGGCCTGGCCCAGGCCCTGTCCAATGCGCGCATCCGCTTCTTCAAGCGGCTGGCCGCGCTGCACGGCCAGCGCGGCAACAGCGCCTGCGGCCTGCACTTCCTGATCCAGCTGCGCGCCGACATGCTGCGCTGGCAGCGCCGCATGCCAGGGCTGCGCCCGCTTGACGACGATCTCGAGGCGCTGTTCTCCAACTGGTTCGACGTGGGCCTGCTGGAGCTGCAGCCGATCACCTGGGATTCGCCGGCATCGCTGCTGGAAAAGCTGATCCGCTACGAGGCCGTGCATGAAATCGCCTCATGGACCGACCTGCGCAACCGCCTCGATTCCGACCGCCGCTGCTTTGCGTTCTTCCACCCGCGCATCCCGCGCGAGCCGCTGATCTTTGTCGAGGTGGCATTCGCGCCGGAGATGGCGGCCAATGTCCATACATTGCTGGATGAAGCCGCGCCGCTGGAAGACCTGCGCCGCGTCAAGTGGGCCATCTTCTATTCGATCAGCAATACGCAGGCGGGCCTGCGCGGCGTGAGCTTCGGCAACTTTCTGCTCAAGCGCGTGATCGAGGAGGTCCAGCGTGAATTCCCAAAAGTGAATCAGTTCGCCACGCTCTCACCAATCCCCGGATTTGCCGACTGGCTGCGCAAGCAGGACGGCGATGCCGTTGCGCGCGTGCTGGGCGACAAGCGCCTGGCGCGCTGGAGCGAGCGCCACGGCAAGGCGCCAGCGGACGGCGCCGGGTGGCTGGAGGCGCTGGTGCCGGACGCCGCCGATACCGTGATCCGCGATACCGCGATGACCCTGGCCGCGCATTTCCTGGTGCGCGAGCGCAACCAGTCGATGCCCGCCGACCCGGTCGCGCGCTTCCACCTGGGCAACGGGGCATGCGTGGAGCGGCTGAACTGGGGCGCCGACCTGTCGCGCAAAGGCCGCAGCCAGAGCTGCGGGATGATGGTCAATTATCTTTACGTGCCCGAGGCGCTGGATGACAATCTGGCACGCTTGGGCGCCGGCAACCCGCGCATCAGCCGTAGCGTCGGGAAGCTGCTGTGA
- a CDS encoding Bug family tripartite tricarboxylate transporter substrate binding protein — protein sequence MNRRQFSLAACARATGVALGLAGLGAGAMLAAPAAHADTWPSKPVTVIVPFPAGGGTDAFARPLTAQLSKQLGKQFVIDNRGGAGGTVGASIAAKAAPDGYTVFIGGAHHAIAPSFYKKLDYDIEKDFIPVTVIAQPPQVVVVNPNRVKANTLQELIAYAKANPGKLNYGSAGNGSSHHLAGELFKLQTKTFITHIPYKGAGPALSDLIAGQVDLMFDGLGSSAQHIRAGRIKALAVASSKRSAAFPNVPTAAEAGVPNYDVSTWYAMWVPKGTPKEIVDRLYAETEKALNTSELKQVWLNNGSETPAFTQEQFAQFQHAEIRRWAQVVQQSGAKID from the coding sequence ATGAATCGTCGTCAGTTCAGCCTGGCCGCGTGCGCGCGCGCAACGGGCGTGGCCCTGGGCCTGGCCGGCCTGGGCGCCGGCGCAATGCTCGCCGCACCCGCCGCGCATGCCGACACCTGGCCGTCCAAGCCCGTCACCGTGATCGTGCCGTTTCCCGCCGGCGGCGGCACCGACGCCTTTGCGCGGCCGCTGACCGCGCAGTTGTCCAAGCAGCTCGGCAAGCAGTTCGTGATCGACAACCGCGGCGGCGCCGGCGGCACGGTCGGCGCCAGCATTGCGGCCAAGGCCGCGCCGGACGGCTACACGGTGTTCATCGGCGGCGCGCACCACGCGATTGCGCCGTCGTTCTACAAGAAGCTGGACTACGACATCGAGAAGGACTTCATCCCGGTCACGGTGATCGCGCAGCCGCCGCAAGTGGTGGTGGTCAATCCCAACCGCGTCAAGGCCAACACGCTGCAGGAGCTGATTGCCTACGCCAAGGCCAATCCTGGCAAGCTGAACTACGGTTCGGCCGGCAACGGCTCGTCGCACCACCTGGCGGGCGAGCTGTTCAAGCTCCAGACCAAGACCTTCATCACCCACATCCCCTACAAGGGTGCGGGCCCGGCGCTGTCCGACCTGATCGCGGGCCAGGTCGACCTGATGTTCGACGGCCTGGGCTCGTCGGCGCAGCATATCCGCGCGGGCCGCATCAAGGCGCTGGCGGTGGCTTCGAGCAAACGCTCGGCGGCGTTCCCCAACGTGCCGACCGCGGCCGAGGCGGGCGTGCCCAACTATGACGTGTCGACCTGGTATGCGATGTGGGTGCCCAAGGGTACGCCCAAGGAGATCGTCGACCGCCTGTACGCAGAGACCGAGAAGGCGCTGAACACGTCGGAGCTCAAGCAGGTCTGGCTTAACAACGGTTCCGAGACGCCGGCGTTTACGCAGGAACAGTTCGCGCAGTTCCAGCACGCCGAGATTCGCCGCTGGGCCCAGGTGGTGCAGCAGTCCGGCGCCAAGATCGACTGA
- a CDS encoding enoyl-CoA hydratase/isomerase family protein produces the protein MSGTVLFATQGTTATVTLSHAGKLNAISAQMWRELAAGFARLSADTSLRCVVVRGADGNFAAGADIAEFPAERADEAAVRHYHMATIAPALAAVAQCTHPTVAMIEGVCVGGGLEIASHCDLRIAASDSRFGVPINRLGFPMAPGELQGLLALAGRAAALEILLEGRVFDAAEARDKGLLTRVVEPGALAAEVEATARRIAAGAPVAARINKATIRRLAPLPAPLSPAELDAHFAYAEGADHAEGVAAFLAHRPPQFRGE, from the coding sequence ATGAGCGGCACCGTATTGTTTGCCACGCAGGGCACCACCGCCACCGTGACGCTGTCGCACGCGGGCAAGCTCAACGCCATTTCCGCTCAGATGTGGCGCGAGCTGGCCGCGGGCTTTGCACGCCTGTCCGCCGATACCTCGCTGCGCTGCGTGGTGGTGCGCGGGGCTGACGGCAACTTTGCCGCCGGCGCCGACATCGCCGAGTTCCCGGCAGAGCGCGCCGACGAGGCCGCGGTGCGCCACTACCACATGGCCACCATCGCGCCGGCACTGGCGGCGGTGGCGCAATGCACACACCCCACCGTGGCGATGATTGAAGGCGTATGCGTGGGCGGCGGGCTGGAAATCGCCAGCCACTGCGACCTGCGCATCGCCGCCTCGGACAGCCGCTTCGGCGTGCCCATCAACCGCCTGGGCTTCCCGATGGCGCCCGGCGAGCTGCAGGGCCTGCTGGCGCTGGCGGGCCGCGCCGCCGCGCTGGAGATCCTGCTGGAAGGCCGGGTCTTCGACGCCGCCGAGGCGCGCGACAAAGGGCTGCTGACGCGCGTGGTCGAGCCCGGCGCGCTGGCCGCGGAGGTCGAGGCCACGGCGCGCCGCATTGCCGCCGGCGCGCCCGTGGCCGCCCGCATCAACAAGGCCACCATCCGCCGGCTGGCGCCGCTGCCGGCACCGCTGTCGCCCGCCGAGCTGGACGCGCATTTTGCCTACGCCGAAGGCGCGGACCATGCGGAAGGGGTGGCCGCCTTCCTCGCGCACCGGCCACCGCAGTTCCGTGGGGAGTAG